The sequence CAGAATTAAAAAAACCTAGTAAACAAATATTGGTGCACAGGTACTGAACACTGTCCTTGCCAGATTCTgggcatactgtacatactggcTCTTACCTTGGCAACAACTTTCACTGCTAGAAATAGAAAATTGTGAGTTGCCAATACCACACGATTAAATCGATCACTTGTTTCATTCTTCCTTAATTGTTCTCTGTATAAACATTGGCTTCTCTCGTTTTCTGTGTCAGGTGGTGCAGTCGTCCAAACGCTGGTGGAAGTGTCGTAATCGCTTCAACGAGGTTGGCTTTGTCCCCTTCAACATCCTGGAGCCAGTGTCTCACATAGAAAGCCCCGTCACCATGAGACCACCAAAGGTAACACACCAATgtaacacacgcatgcacacacacacacgccaatcCATGCCCATTCCTTTACTCACGCCCACATACTGGTAGTCCTTTCATTGAGTCAATATCAATGTTTTCAATGTTGTTCActcctctttcctttcccctCTGCTCCGGGCCAGCCTCCAGTCTCGCCTACCCTGGCCATGACTCACAGTTCTCCGAGCCCTCCAGCCTTGACCCCAAGCCCCTCAgcccgccaccaccaccaccaccctccctcaCCATCATACAACCAATACATTCCAGCCCGAGTTGACACAGACAAAGGTATCACACTATACTGAGAGGCTTTATATTTCTGCACTGTGTCAGAGGAGCGACTCAGGCGCTGCACTATACAGAGACGCTTTGTCTTTTCTCTGTcgtgtgaatgtgtatgtgtgtctgtgtgcacacgcaagtgtgtgtgagggagactCCAGAGAGTGGAAAGTGGTTGTCTGTTCCCTCTGTGTGTGAAAGACATAAAAACAGGAGAGAATGACAGACAGTGATTTCAGCTGTTATGTCTGCTCCGTTTGTTAtgtctgtagctcagttggtagagcatggtgtttgcaacaccagggttgtgggttcgattcccacggggggccagcacagaaaaaaaaaatgtatgaaatgtatgcattcactactgtaagtcgctctggataagagcgtctgctaaatgacaaaaaaaataaataaataaataaaccagaTAGACATCATACTGTAGACGACATATAGTAAaaactctccctctcttcagtCATGATGGTGAACGACGAGCTCCTCCAGAGACTGACCAATGGGAAGGCCAGCCTAAACAGGCCCCTAGTCATCCCTCGTTCCTCGGACACCTCGGTCCCCCTGGACTACCGCTCACCTCCCGAGGAGGTGGAGGAGTGGCTCAGGGGGAAGGGCTTCAGTGAGATGTGAGTTTGACGTGACCCCCACAAACCCTAAACTcattggcgaaaatctgatatcaactttggaggggacaattacatgaaattttctcaagagcaattcctgagggggacaccaaaagtagtgctgtaacacagcctacattgtaatatggtaaatgtatattgaggaaccaaagaaataaggtgtttgccgtactcctaactaccggtacccaaaactacacaactaatcacaacagcaataccattgcctttaacaaatcttagttcagtcaccagtttaagttgagagtgggggtatccatggcattttccaattatgttcctattttacaagtaaaaaaaatggagaacctttcataatgttgccaaacaaagactcaacaaacttacctgagactccctgtctctgccagtctgtccctgcatatctgtccccagctctgctgtctgtgtgccatctgttgcctgctctgcctaatgacatcattgtgaaacatttccattagaatttcatttctttcttatgaacattttatcaacgagtctttgagatattaggctactagggttcttactatgcgttttggtgtattgaaaaatactctgatgtccgtcttttatttttctgccatttttctacctgcctggctggctacacacacacacagtgtgtaggttatttacagtaggagatgggcttctatcatcttatcttttatcattctatttgggcttcgatctaaaaggtagctagcaaatgtgaaacggattaaaatgacaagagttgacagctgtatgagttcaccagttacacaacatatgctgcaaccttttgtaattttaatagtttgtttcatattggctggcttccaacaatagctgaatttgcaaagctagcgagcaccaattcagtttcagtggtgtttgctataatctttgctacctgggttaaataaaggtgaaataaaataaataaataaaagttcatttGCGActatttagcttttgcaacgagaccattaaatatatttaagagaatggtagaagagagtgtagttctgttcagtttggacttcagtttatcgctaaccttatcacagggactttgaagcactaacttacatcatctgcatgctgattccatctttgacgacgccacataaatggaataggtactagctagcttaatagttaatatttgcgcgctagctctgcatattcagctagtgtgtgtgcgcgattgactggattaacctcacgtcagttacgtagcaagctaaggaactggcagtggatcaaaccattgtgaggcaaagggtgggggggttgcaatcttttgaaacttaaaaacgcgctattaagtgtctataatcagcacaattgctttcattgcgtattattaatattatttaaattacatagttatgtttcagtgatatattgggggggacaaatcatatttttcccaggatgggggggtccccgtcccccccgggatttccgcccctgcctaAAATCCATACTCATCCTATTCCAATCAGGGACCTAttctggtcaaatcaaatcaaactttgttacatgcaccgaatacaagtaTAGACtttaccgtaaaatgcttacttacaagcccttaaccaacagtgcagttcaagaagagttgagaaaatatttaccaaataaactaaagtaaaaggtaacaataaagaggctatatacagggggtaccagtaccgagtcagtgtgcggggggacaggttagttgaggtcatttgggGTCTCCCTGTGTATCACTAACTTTGTGGACTTATAGTAACTCCAGGATTTCGTTACATGTATTGTTTACTAATCAGTTCATAGGCATTTGTCGCAATATACCAATATTCATTTACTTTCTACTGAATCAATTGTTGAACCTGGAATAGTCCTCAAGACCTGGATTGAGTACTCAATGGATCTTTCTAGTTCTTACACAGAGATGACTCAGTTGTTCACAGATGATTGAATAGGATAAATAAATGAAGAGTAAAGACTGAGGCAAGTGACTGACCACCTGTGTGCATCTCCCCCCTCAGGACAGTGACATTACTGGGAAAGCTGACGGgagccctgctcttctctctgaacAAGGAGGACCTACGAGAAGTTCTACCAGACGAGGGTACCAGAGTGTACAGCCAGCTCACTGTGCAGAAAGCACTGTTGGAGGTACTGATCAGCCTATAATGCACATTATACATTacacgaccaaaagtatgtggacacctgctcgtcaaacatctcattctaaactcatgggcgttaatatggagttggtcccccctttgctgctacaacagcctccactcttcttggatggctttccactagatgttggaacattgctgtggggacttgcttccattcagccacaagagcattagtgaggtcgggcactgatgttgggcaattaggcctggcttgcagtcagcgttccaattcatcccaaaggtgttcaatggggttgaggtcagggctcttttgcaagccagtcaagttcttccacaccgatctcgacaaaccatttctgtatagacctcgctttgtgcacgggggcattcaatcaatcaaatcaataaagccttttttacatcagccgatgtcacaaagtgctatacagaaacccagcctaaaaccccaaacagcaagcaatgcagatgtagatgcacggtggctaggaaaactccctagaaaggcaggaacctaggaagaaacttagagaggaaccaggctttgaggggtggcagtcctcttctggctgtgtcgggttgagattataacagtacatgtccaagatgttgaaacgttcatagatgaccagcagggtcaaataatagaGGTCAGCACTTCAggtgtaaatgtcagttggcttttcataaccgagcattcagagttagagataGCAGGTctaggacaaggtagcacgtccggtgaacaggtcagggttccatagccgcaggcagaacagttaactggagcagcagcatgaccaagtggactggggacagcaaggagtcatcaggccaggtagtcctgaggcatggtcccaggacTCAGGTcttccgggaggggagggagagaattagagggagcatacttaaattcacacaggacaccagataagacaggagaaatactccagatataacagactgaccctagcccccctgacacaaactattgcagcatcaatactggaggctgaggcaggaatggtcgggagacactgtggtccCCAGTCCGACAATatccccagacagggccaaccaagcaggatataaccctaagcaccttgccaaagcacagccccccacaccactagagggatatcttcaaaccaccaattTACtactgagacaaggctgagtatagcccacgaaggtgccaaacccagacaggaagatcacgtcagtgactcaacccactcaattgGATCTATATGGCAATCTGATGACTGCCATATAGATCCTATATGATTACTAATTATATGATTGCAGTGTGCCTCAGCATCATCATACGTATAAAACTAATGCATTTTCCCAATTTTACTCCAGCTGCACTCAGTTCTGAGTTTTAAATCCATCATGTCCCTGTTGTGTCGTCTTTCCATGTTTTCACCTACCATAACTTGTACCTGATTGAAATGCTGTTCTCCCAGGACGCCAAGAAGGCCACAGAGCTGGAGGCAGTGATGGAAAAGCAGAAGATGAGGGTGGATTTGAAACTGGAGAGTAGCACACTGTAAAACATCACGTACCACTCTCCTAAAAATGAAAAGACTCATGCTGAAATGGAACAATccctgcacatacacacacacacaaagacagtcttGATTCTAACAAAAGTTAGTCACTGTCGGATGTAATATTATGCCGATATGAATTTTATGTAATTGGTGGCTCTTCAAGTCAGACTGTGGAGTCTTGAATCAAGGCTTTGCCTTTTTCTGTAAATGGTTGCTTTAAAGTTCAACTTTTTAAGGGCAATTGTCCTCTGTTATGACAATCTGAGGTATTCTTGAATATTCTCTCCTTTCTATGTTGACTTGATTGAATCAATTGTACCATTTCTCCCTGCTATTTGCAGACCAACTTAAATTAATGTATACTTGTCTTGTTTATGTCCATTATTTATACACTCACATATTAGACAAGAAAGCCTTTTCTTCGATTAGAACTTTAGTTTTACACTTAGGCCCCGAGCAAAGATCTTAGGTAAGTACattaatacaataaaaaaaataaactggGATTTTTATTCAGGCTTCAAGACAAAAATCATCTTCCAGGAAGTAATACAAACAGACCTGACAAAGTCTACAGACGGCACACATTAGGAAAAGCAATACATTAATTTATGTTTGCATCTAACTTCAAGTGACTGACATACATGAACCAAAAAAGAAAGAACATTTACAAACTGCTGAATCAGCATCAACATATTGGAAAGTGAAATGGTCATAAGCAGGTGCTGTGCTTAAGATATTGTTCCCAGCACCAAGTTTCATAGGCCAAAAACAGGGTAACGTGGCGGACTACCAGGGCCACGTCGCAACGTAGTGGACTACCAGGGCCACGCAGCGGACTACCAGGGCCACGTAGCAACGTAGCGGACTACCAGGGCCACGCAGCAACGTAGCGGACTACCAGGGCCACGCAGCGGACTACCAGGGCCACGCAGCGGACTACCAGGGCCACGTAGCGGACTACCAGAGCCACGTAGCAACGTAGTGGACTACCAGGGTAACGCAGAAGACTACCAGGGCCACGTAGTGGATTACCAGAGCAAAGCAGCGGACTACCACGGTAACGTAGGCAACTTCTAGGGTCACATACAGTAAGAAGCCTGGAACAGCAATTCTCAATCCAAAACAACATTACTACTCAAAACTGAAGCATGCAAAGTCCATGTCTACACACATACGCAGACTTCACCGCTCGCATGCCAAGACTATGATAATAAGGGTTAATATTTGTATTCATAACATGAAAACTTGGAACAAAATTGTAGAATTCTATGTAGAGAAAAAAAAACTAGCAACCGTTTGTGAACACAAAGGACAATAATTTCTAAAACGTAAGAAAACCTTGTCCGTATTAGTTATGACATTAAATTGAACTGCTACAATCTCTCCAGCAATAAACATCCTCAGTTAGTATACACCACAGATATAGAAGCAGAGGGTATTTCACAAGCTGACAGAAATTAGCTTGCTGATGTTCACAACTGACCAAATTCCCTTTGATTTCCAAATGTCCTGATCCAGTCAAACAAGAACAATATGGCTTAGTTTATCAATCTTAGGCCAGATATGTGCAGAAGAGATTCTATAATTACTGGTATGTTAAATATTTAGTGCAACATCAAATGGCAAATTGATGCAACCAGCATTGTGAAATAGCCTCTAGGAAGGGAAGAAAGCCTTGCACGGAGAAGCCAATCCAAGACAGTATGCTGGGTCGTGTTTATTTGGGCAATAATTGAAAACATTTAGCAACATTTTTacaggaaaacaaaaatgtaggtttcttattggacaagtccaggtgaCCCCTCCCTGTTCCAGTCCAGtatcttccatttggtgcctaatgaacaccacCCAGGACAGTATGCTGGAGGTATAATTATGCAAAGTATCTCAATCTCACACATAGCAATTCTGACGGTTtaaaaataacagtatcatcaaaCACGGCAATATGGAAATGCTCTATTCTTTAAGTTTATGGCCAACGGTCACTCATTTATCCTTTCTCTAGTTTCAGCTACTGATTCCCCCAGGAAATGAATATTCAGGACAGTTTTATAGAATATGTAATCATATGTATGTCATGAACAGCCATCACATCTAACATACACTGTCAGGACTTTATGTACTCCCACGCCAAATGTTCAACAACCCCCTACACTTTTATCCCAGGATAACGCTTGAAACTAAAATATATATGCATGTACAATATACAggtgacaaaataaaggaaacaccaacataacgtGTTTTagtagggcgttgggccaccatagattctacaagtgtctggaacgcTATTGGAGAGATGCGaccccattcttccacgagaaattccatgaTTTGGTGTTTTATTGACAGTGGTGGAAAACGCagtctcaggcaccgctccagaatctcccataagtgttcaattgggttgagaccTGGAGACATggtatatggtttacatcgtttttatgctcatcaaaccattcagtgaccactcatgccctgtggatgggggcattgtcatcctatgggggtaTAGCCATGGTAGGCAAAATAATGGCcggcccagcatttttatacatgaccctaattatgatgggatgttaatttctTAATTAACTCATGAACCACACGTGTGGAGGCACCTGCTTTCAGTATACTTTGTTTtactgaagtgtttccattattttggcagttacctgtatatactTCTGTGGTCATATAAGCGCTATGTATTTGGGACAGTGGGTTGGCTGGAATATCAGTCAAAGCAAAACATCTCTGGATAATTTTGGGGGGAACGGAGGGAGGATTCATACAAGAAGAGAGTTCAAATAGATGTAATGGACAGATATGAAAGAGAGACCGACAAAAGGAGGTTGTGTGTTGAGGatggagacagcgagagagagagagatagagtccTCAAAGGTCTCTATCCCTGACCTCCGCCCGGCGGGAGTCTGTTCTCCCGTTCTGATCCCTGCTGTCCTGCCGCCGCTCCGAGGATCCCCTCTTCCTGCTTCGCTCCCGTGAACGGTCTCTGGAGGAGCGATCGCGATCCCTGGATGACCTGGAACCGTAAACATTGTCTTGTTACACAcaaatctgtgtgtgtttgtcgtgtgtatatatattatgatAAGAAGCTTTATGATTAAGTGTGCACTTGTTTAAGTAATGAGAtggaacttgtgtgtgtgtgtgtgtgtgtgtgtacactcctACTTGTGTCGAGAGCTGGGCTCGTGGCTGTGGCGGCCGCCCTTGCTGCGGGATCGGCTGCGGTGGCGTCTCCTCCTCTCCCGGTCCCTGGAGCGCGAGCGGGAGGAACGCCGCTTCTCCCGAGACGAGGACCGCGAACGGCGTCTCCTACGGTCGCGAGAGCTGGACCTGCAGCATGGACACAGAAGTGTTTTATACAGCAATAAACTAGGAGATAGTGTATTCAATAGAGTTCATGTGGCAGTAGATGGCTGGTGGCCCATACTAACCTTCTATGTTCCCTGCTCCGTTCCCTACTCCGTGATTTGGTCCTATAAAGTGACAAAAACAATTGATGAGATACCACAGTGAAAATATCTGCATTTGTctccacatacagtacatggatTAATTATATTTTCCAAGAAGTGCTGCCATCACCACTGACATGTTTATAAAATCTGCCTACATCAATTTCATGATTTTTGCAAAGTTAAGACCTAcctcttcttcatcctctcctccttctctctctcttctctcctcttcagaCGATCCTGGTTCCTCTTCTCCTGCTTTTCCAGGACGGTTTTCTGATAGAAAATGTTCAGCATAGACATTAGCCTCAGTGTTTAGCATTGACCTCAGTGTTTAGCATTGACCTCAGTGTTTAGCATTGACATTAGCCTCAGTGTTTACATTAAAATGTCTTCTCACGTTAATACATTCTAATGTCAAAAAGAATGTTCTTGCTGCAAAATTGAAATTAATCCCAAAAGGGAGATGTTTCCTGTACTTTAAATCGAAACCAAAGTCCCTGTGGAATCCTCAAAAGGGGAAAGCAGTCAAAAAAAGTCCCCTTTTGAGGATTATACTTCCACATGTCACTAGGTGTATTCAGTAACCTATTTGGTCTGAGGTGGTTCAGAGCATACCTTCAGGGCTTCCAGTTTCTCCCTGATCTGGATGAAGCCCAGGTGCAGCTTCCCGCCAAAGTGGTCGGCCAGGCGACGGTCGTTGTCGTGGAGACCCAGGTAGGCCGAGCACACCTCACAGACACGAAGCTTCTGCTGCTGGAAACTGGAGGCAGGCATGGAGTTTCTGTACTCCTCCTGAGAAGGACAGAACCAAAGATATGGAGAAAGATAAGTCAGGATAGGAAAGAAGGGGGTTCAAGTTCAGTATGGCAAAAACGAAGTGAAACAGGATGGTTCCACCTAAATTGTCCAATAAGAAAACAATTAATTTTCCATTGcgccctactgaacacaactcAGGTCTAcattccaaatcaaattttattggtcacagatggttagcagatgttaaagcgagtagagaaatgcttgtgcttctagttccgacagtgcggtaatatctaacaattccgcAACAACTacctaacacacacaaatctaagtaaagggatggaataagaacatgtacatataaatatatggatgagcgatgaccgagcggcatagacaagatgcaatagatggtatataatacagtatatacatacgagatgagtaagacaagatatgtaaacattattaaagtgactagcgatccatttattaaagtgacgtATTCAGTGACCTATTTGGTCTGAGGTGGGCTAGTTTGATGGAAAATAAACATGCTGTGAGTAAAAcaacccctcctcctcacctcagCATCCCTCTTCCTGCTGCGaactttctccacttcctgtaggACCTTCTGGGCCTCATCCACATTCCCCTCGGCACCCAGCTGCTCTGCCTTGGCCAGGAGCTTCCCAATCTCCTCGTTCAGCTCGTGAACCGTCTCTGCCTGGAGAATAACAAAACACAACAAGTCAACAACAGCATAAAATGTGTCAAAATCAAAGATTCAGTGAACAAGGTTAATCTTGCCCTCACCTTTTCAGCCACCTCCGCACTGATCTCGTCTTGGGTCTCAACCAGTCGTTTCTTGGCCAACTCTGTTCTCCGGTCACAATCGGCAATGAAAGACTCCAGGTGATCCACAGCCTGTTGTCGATAATAGAAAATGAAACTCCATATAAGTCAATGGAACACAGACTGCTGTACTGGTAAAATGAACTGGAAGAAGTACAACTAACTTGCCCGAGGGGATAAATTAATTTGTTTTTAAATCGAGCCGACTGTGGATATCACTTACGTCAAGCTCAAAGAAGAGGTCTCTCTCCTTGGAGGCAATTTCATAGTCGGCCCGGAGTGCCAGGTCGTGGGTCTTCGCACATTCTCCCAGATCCATACGCTGTTGATGAAGTCAAAGTCAGCCAGTCA is a genomic window of Salmo trutta chromosome 10, fSalTru1.1, whole genome shotgun sequence containing:
- the LOC115200936 gene encoding putative RNA-binding protein Luc7-like 1; this encodes MSAQAQMRALLDQLMGTARDGDETRQRVKFTDERVCKSHLLNCCPHDILSGTRMDLGECAKTHDLALRADYEIASKERDLFFELDAVDHLESFIADCDRRTELAKKRLVETQDEISAEVAEKAETVHELNEEIGKLLAKAEQLGAEGNVDEAQKVLQEVEKVRSRKRDAEEEYRNSMPASSFQQQKLRVCEVCSAYLGLHDNDRRLADHFGGKLHLGFIQIREKLEALKKTVLEKQEKRNQDRLKRREEREKEERMKKRTKSRSRERSREHRRSSSRDRRRRRSRSSSREKRRSSRSRSRDRERRRRHRSRSRSKGGRHSHEPSSRHKSSRDRDRSSRDRSRERSRKRGSSERRQDSRDQNGRTDSRRAEVRDRDL